The proteins below come from a single Pseudomonadota bacterium genomic window:
- the nuoB gene encoding NADH-quinone oxidoreductase subunit NuoB: METKAPIIQLAIADKFLNLARANSIWPMTFGLACCAIEMMAAAMARFDIARFGAEVFRPSPRQADLMIVNGTVTKKMAPTVVTLYEQMPSPKWVIAMGNCAISGGPFAFEGQYNIIEGVDKLIPVDVYIPGCPPRPEGLLEGLMKLEEKITGTRRFPKPEPKW, encoded by the coding sequence CTGGAAACGAAAGCTCCTATAATACAACTTGCCATTGCTGACAAGTTTCTCAATCTCGCAAGGGCAAACTCTATCTGGCCTATGACCTTCGGCCTTGCCTGCTGCGCCATTGAGATGATGGCAGCCGCCATGGCGCGTTTCGATATTGCGCGCTTCGGTGCAGAGGTATTCAGACCGAGCCCCAGACAGGCGGATCTGATGATTGTGAACGGGACGGTGACAAAAAAGATGGCGCCTACAGTAGTTACCCTTTACGAGCAGATGCCGTCGCCCAAATGGGTAATAGCAATGGGCAATTGTGCCATATCAGGCGGTCCCTTTGCATTTGAAGGCCAGTACAACATTATCGAAGGTGTTGATAAACTCATACCCGTTGATGTTTATATACCCGGATGCCCTCCGAGGCCGGAAGGACTGCTCGAGGGGCTTATGAAACTCGAAGAAAAAATTACGGGAACAAGACGCTTCCCGAAACCGGAACCGAAATGGTAA
- a CDS encoding NADH-quinone oxidoreductase subunit A codes for MMNTLEDFYPVLIFSVVAVVFTLSPVVISYLIAPRTTGKNTFATYECGIPPFGSAWTRHTVVYYVYALIFIAFDVDILYLFPVALSYTRGGKMYEFYSLLIFVLILAFAIVYAWGKGVFTWKRKLL; via the coding sequence ATGATGAACACACTTGAAGATTTTTATCCTGTGCTTATTTTTTCAGTGGTGGCTGTTGTGTTCACCCTCTCGCCGGTTGTGATTTCATATCTGATCGCACCCCGCACCACTGGTAAAAACACCTTTGCCACCTATGAATGCGGCATACCGCCTTTCGGCAGCGCATGGACACGCCATACCGTCGTATATTACGTTTATGCGCTTATATTCATAGCTTTTGATGTGGATATACTCTATCTGTTTCCTGTGGCATTAAGCTATACAAGGGGCGGGAAGATGTACGAGTTCTACTCCCTGTTGATTTTTGTCCTTATACTTGCCTTCGCAATCGTCTATGCGTGGGGAAAGGGGGTCTTTACCTGGAAACGAAAGCTCCTATAA
- a CDS encoding lytic transglycosylase domain-containing protein, translating into MKKSGAKGPRGQGAGKSGAKGLIKNPRTLEPSNPRTLEYFKCLIIVILLFIFALPAEAQVTQKKSVPLEKKVSDLEAEVTRLKREIEIYNLDGLPDALVLCDKKIPLLRDDIRERFEREFFQFLENKGLLTIIIKRYFKYSNMINEETQKMGLPSDLIYLVITESYLNPRSLSKANAAGMWQFIKETGKREGLYINDNIDERYNMKKATKSALTHLKRLHGEFGDWLIAMAAYNAGAGRLREAIENQGTRDFFELYLPEETERYIFRILSLKEIVLNKERYGLNLSGKDLYKPILIHEVLLETDREIHTSILAKCMDVPYKIFRDYNLHIRKYRLPKGVYSINVPNEKQETFLKKLKNYPYISVNR; encoded by the coding sequence ATGAAAAAATCAGGGGCCAAGGGGCCAAGGGGCCAAGGGGCCGGAAAATCAGGGGCCAAGGGGTTAATTAAAAACCCTCGAACCCTTGAACCCTCGAACCCTCGAACCCTTGAATACTTCAAGTGCCTGATAATTGTAATATTACTCTTTATCTTTGCCTTGCCGGCAGAAGCTCAGGTGACTCAAAAAAAGAGCGTACCTTTAGAAAAAAAGGTTTCGGATCTGGAAGCGGAGGTGACGAGACTTAAAAGAGAAATTGAGATTTATAATTTGGATGGTTTGCCCGATGCACTCGTGCTCTGTGACAAAAAAATACCCCTGCTCAGGGATGACATAAGGGAAAGATTCGAACGGGAATTTTTTCAATTCCTCGAGAATAAAGGATTGCTGACGATCATCATTAAGAGGTATTTTAAATATTCAAACATGATAAACGAAGAAACGCAGAAGATGGGTCTCCCGTCGGACCTCATATACCTGGTGATCACAGAAAGTTATTTAAACCCAAGGTCGCTCTCCAAGGCAAATGCGGCAGGCATGTGGCAGTTTATAAAGGAGACAGGGAAACGGGAAGGCTTATATATAAACGACAACATCGATGAGCGGTACAATATGAAGAAGGCAACGAAATCAGCTTTGACCCACCTGAAAAGGCTTCACGGGGAGTTTGGTGACTGGCTGATTGCCATGGCAGCCTACAATGCAGGTGCAGGAAGGCTGAGGGAAGCCATTGAAAACCAGGGGACACGGGATTTCTTTGAGCTTTACCTTCCGGAAGAAACGGAAAGATACATATTCAGAATCTTATCTCTTAAAGAGATTGTATTAAACAAAGAAAGATATGGGCTGAATCTGAGTGGGAAGGATTTATACAAGCCCATTCTTATCCACGAAGTATTGCTGGAAACGGACAGGGAAATCCACACTTCAATACTCGCCAAATGCATGGATGTACCTTATAAGATATTCAGAGACTACAACCTACACATTAGAAAATACAGACTGCCGAAAGGGGTTTATAGCATCAATGTCCCCAATGAGAAACAGGAGACATTTCTCAAAAAACTCAAGAATTACCCATATATCAGCGTTAATCGTTAA
- a CDS encoding DedA family protein, with translation MEAYIAKYGYIGIFVGTFLEGETTVLLGGIFSKLGYMNIEKVILWAFLGTFAGDCTFFSIGRIFGKNIIEKYEFLRSKVPLANKIIKKYGHFIIFIIRFLVGIRAIVLLLLGCTNIKLSKFLLFNMVNSALWSILVSVTGYVFGKVVYVFVSDIKKYEEYIIPAVLIGVMVLIVIYRHIVKEKEKSYGDQ, from the coding sequence ATGGAAGCTTATATAGCTAAATATGGATACATAGGAATTTTTGTCGGTACCTTCCTGGAGGGTGAAACAACAGTTCTCCTGGGTGGGATTTTTTCTAAACTGGGGTATATGAACATTGAAAAGGTAATTTTGTGGGCTTTTCTGGGGACTTTTGCCGGCGATTGCACTTTTTTTTCAATTGGAAGGATATTCGGGAAAAATATTATAGAAAAGTATGAATTTTTAAGGAGCAAGGTCCCTCTGGCAAACAAAATAATCAAAAAGTATGGACATTTTATCATATTTATTATCAGATTTCTTGTAGGTATAAGGGCAATAGTCCTCTTATTGCTGGGTTGCACGAATATCAAATTGAGCAAGTTTCTCTTGTTTAATATGGTAAACTCGGCACTATGGAGTATTCTGGTATCTGTAACAGGATATGTCTTTGGAAAAGTTGTGTACGTATTTGTAAGCGATATCAAAAAGTACGAAGAATACATCATTCCAGCCGTACTCATTGGCGTTATGGTTCTTATAGTAATATACAGGCATATTGTGAAAGAGAAGGAGAAGTCATATGGAGATCAATGA